The region aaaaaaaaaatttaatgaCACACCCCACAGCTGATCTGTCATAAGATGAAATAGAAAAATGACACTCACTCCAGACAGCTTGAATTCTGACCAGGCATCTTTAGGGCAGCCACCTGGAAACAGGAAACTCAAAGTGAACAGAAATAGCATTATTTCCTGCTGAGCTGTCCTGTCCGACACTGTTCATTCTACCACTGACCTTGTATTAACTGAAACTAAAATCTAACAACTTCTTTaaaagcaaatgtaaaataaagtgaCAATCACGCTCTTATTGCTCCAACAGGCAACTAGATTATATTTAACATCATCAAATATCCATCAATGCTGTTACATGATCTGAAATCCACCTCTGCAGCAATaattctttttgtctgtgtgaggTGATCACAGTTCACCGCTCGCTCTTTGGCTTTATAATAGGACACAAAGAAGAATCCCCGCAGACCCAATACAAACATTcaccagacaaaacaaaagcacatcGATCCACTTCAAAGCAGCcatctttcttttcactctACCTGCTCCAGGGCCGCCTGCAGCCGAGCCTCCAGCCTCGCTTTGTCCAGACGAATATGCTGGAGCTCGCTCTCAGTTTCATCCCTCAGCTCGGTGAGCTCCAGGCTGAAACTGGCCTCTGGAAGTCCAGGATCAAGACCGCACTCTGGTTTTGCCAAAACCTGCTCCCTCTGAACCCTAAAAGCAAAATCTAAAGTCTGGTGATGCTAATTCATCAAATAAGTTAATATATACAAATTACAACATCATtattaatcatcattattacaTTTCTGCTGTTTTGTGTCTGATATGTGTTTTAACATTGAACCTTATGTTTAGGGACCTGGACTGCCTGTTACCTGTATGCGATGAGCAGTGCATGATGGGTCTTAGTGGTCTTCTGCAGTCTCTTCTTATAGGAGCGAGCAGCAGAAgccagctgctcctctctgacCCTGTAGGAGGAACGCACAtcctgcagcaggttttctACAAACACCCTCATCTTAGGTCCCTGTGAGGGAGGTTTCCCATCTCCGAGTCCATCAATGTAACCCTGGGTTCAAACACGTGAAAATGAGCAACAGAGTAAAATGAGGGATTTGTCATGTCGCCATGTTGTGTTCACTGCTCACCGCCAAGTCCTGCACATAGCACACCAGCCGTGCCCGGAACTCCTCGTTCAGCTCTTTGacctgaagctgcagctttgAGTTTTCTCCTTCTGCCTCCTTCACTTGGCTCTGAGAGCACATTAGTGCCTTGGGTGGAAATTATACAGACGTGTCGATTTGACATAGTTCCACCATTTTAACCTCCTATTGAAATCaatacttttcattttattattgctTGTGGGAGATTTTCAGTATCTtctctaaacaaagttacaaagtgcttcacaaataaaagacacacgagcaaaaatacacataaaataaataaaaatacatttgtaaaagaataaataagagaataaaaacatgcatgaccacatattacaaaaataagaaCTAGAATTAGGTCAAATCAGGgaatgcaataaaataaaagtataataacaataattattattttataactgTTGTGGGTGGTATGTGTCCAGTAGAGGAGGTGCCTGACTGAGTAATAACTGTCATGAGCTGTGAGCTCTTGAAAAATCTTGGAATCAAAATATCTACACAGATTATTGTCTTGGTATCAGAATCTTGTCCATGTGAACATAGTGAGTGATCTGCAGCAGCTTGTCCTCTCAGTCAGTATCTGGGACCGTTCATGCTCACCGCATTCTGCTCAGACAGTTTCAGCTGGCTGTCACGGAtcactctcctgctctcctggTGCTCTTTGCTCACGGCCACCCTGATGACCAGACACAGGCGCGACCACAACCACAAGAGACGGCCACATcacaggaggaagcagagagaccACATCACACACCGGGAAACGAACCACAgctcaaaacaaaaatcaaagaGGGAACCACAGAGCAGAAGCATATGGGACGAACTCATCCCAACATGGCTGATTGATGAGCGAAAACATGAAAGATGAGGATGTTTCCTCTCAATTAAGCTTGTGCACgagtaaatgtcaaacattCGTGGGTCCTCACAGTTTCTCCTCCaggttcctctgctgctccatgtAACCGTCCTTCAGCTTCTCCAGCATGTCTTTGATTTCATCCTGGTTTCCAAGAAGCTACGTgacaacagaggagaagaaggttctgaTACTGTGGTCAGATACTGAGATGTGTAAAACGTGTGAGCTGGTCATGGTTGACAAAAAGTAATCTTAGTGACCTTTATACTGAAGTACTCACAGTTTCTTTCATAGTTTTTTGTTCCTTGTCAAACGCTGACAAATCCTCAGTCTGTTGAGAAGATGACATGAAACTTAAAATTTGACATATCATAATCAAACAGAGCTTACCAGAGGCCGCGTGTAACAAAATcccaatatttacaacattgattagaagaaacagtttttaacataaCTGAAATcactgtttaaagtatttataaatgagaaaatgataTGGATGTAGGGAGCAGACGACAAAATGAAAcagaggagttattgtcagtaatggtagaatatgtgaagCTTAGTGAGAGAGATCTCACCTGATCTGTCGAACACTATTATTTCAACCAGTCCACTGTCTCACCTTGACTCTGTTACTCGACATGTGGCTGATCAAGGCCCGcaccctgtccagctctccgTGGAGCCCCTGCGTGGTGGTCTTAACAGTCTgttgctgctcctccagctgcctgCGGAGGGCGTCCTGGGCCTTGGCCAGTGCCAGCAGCTCAACACTCAGCTCCTCGCCCTGGGACAGCTCTTTGTTGTGGGCCTGGGCCAGAACCTGGTAGCTCTTCCTCAGAGCGGCGTAGTCCTCCGTCAGGTCTCTGCCgcttctctctccagctgtcaGACGAGCCTCAGCCGACTGAAGTCCCCTTGAAAGTTTGTCTcgctgcagctccagctctgtTATCACACCGTCCTGGTCCAATATCTGAAGAGGGTAAAGAAAGTGCAGCAGGGGTGTAAACTCTAGACTGTATCGAATATGGCTGACATTACgactcctcaaaagtgaagccaaactgtCTCAATCTCCCCCTGGAGGCTGACTACAGTATACGTCATAAACAATCAAAGAACATGGAAAATAAAGATGGTTCATCTCTCACCTTGTTTTTCAGCTCAAACGTCTCTTCTTCAAAACGCTCTCTCATCTTGTTGGTCTGAATCTTTTCTTCCACCAGCTCCTTCGATATCTGAAAGAACGAGACGAGGGAAGACAGATCCCTCCAGTGCTTTAGTGAACATGGAAGCTTTTGTTAATGATGAACAAAGTTCATATACTCCACCTTcagtttttcctcctcactctggACCAGCCTGCAGGACAGGTCTGTGTTGGAGCCAGCCAGGTGGCCCAGTCTGCTTTCCAGATAGCCCACTTTGGCAAAGAGGCGTTCGTTTTTGTCACGTAGCTGGAGCTGAAAGGAGGTGAAGTGTATTTTCCCTTTAAAATCATTGCCCCTGGTAAGTTTACAGTTTACTCTGAGCCAccaattaattatatatatatatatatatatgtagagaAAAGTTCCCATCATGCAGGCGACATATTTAACTTACTGTTTCTTCTGTCAGAGCTTGAAGTCTCCGTTGAAGTTCTTTTGAATCAAGCTGCTGGTCCTGAGCGTCCATCTTCGCTCAGTGTCTGCTGCCTGTGGCCCTCACTGTATCCACCAACAATATGTTGCCATGGttgaaataacacaaacaaagctGGTCTGCTTTCGTACTGAATTTCATACCAAACATTACAGTTGATTCATTCaaacaacagcaccacaaaATGCTGCAGCGCAGACGGCAGCACTCAGGCTCACTACAAACCATCTGCCTTCACCACCAGCTACACTCAACTCATCCTGTCGAGGACTAAAGATGTCCACAGTTAGAAACTCAGTTTACACTGTTGTCTGCCGCTGTATCACAACAATACTGACTGTGTTGGAAACTCTGACCTGTGTTAACGTTTAGATGTAATTTTTCCATCTATTATTTCaacctgataaaaaaaacagggcCCAAGTAAACACAGATGTTATTACTGACACTAAAAGTTTCAGAGACTTGATGAATGTGATTCATAACACATATGTTTATCTACTGAAAAGGTCTATTGCGCCCCCTTGCTGCCACAGTTTGTGCAACTACATCACTTTCACCCTCTGGTTTCCACAGTAAATTGAATTAAACGGAGCAAATAAAATTTGTATTGTTAGACCAGCATGGTCACTAATTCCTTGTTTTATCAATGGTTAATGTTACAGTAAATAATTGACTTTTTTTGAGTGTGTTACAGAATGTATGAAAATCACTATATAACATAAAAGGTCGTACAAtggaatttaattttaaaaatgttttattgtaggAACTTTACAGTGCACtgtaatgaaaaacattatttcgCAATATAATGTGCACGGTAGAAATTGGCTTGAAGTTATCAAAATAGCtgcaaaatattttacagaattaCAATTTTTGACATAGAGAGGATATTCACAAATAATACAttgagtgaaattaaaaaaagacagattgtGACAAAATGCCTGTAAACCACACACTTAGACCTGGGGATAAATATAAGACAAAATAAAGCACAACATCCACATTTGATTTGGAAGAAGGCAATAGTTAATAGCAATCATTTACACCATGCCGAGTAATGGCTACCTGCAGGAGAAGCACtggaggaatgtgtgtgtgaatgggtaaatgcGACTTATGTAAAACTCTTTAAGTGGACGATTAGACTGGAatagtgctatataaatacagcccATTAACCATGTAGCATCTCTACATTGGACTGGACTCTCGTGTGGGGTGACATGTCCATCAGCTcttatttaaatctaaataaaatgaCCACAGACATGTCACAGCTCTTCAGTTAGAACCTGTAGTTTTAATTTCTTCCCTTGTTCCTGAGCCAGAATGTACGTTTGTACTTTGAAAATTCTGAAAAAATGACCTGCAGAACATTAAACATCCTCAAGCCTTAATCAAAGTGAGGGAGATTTTACTTTGTCTCATGTGATATGATTAAATGCCATGTAACAACCAATTACTGTGCAAATTTACCAATGTGACTGAAATTAATCAATCGCTCATCTCGGCACTGTGTCTTTCAGGGCCAACTGTAGAAGACTGAAAATGCTCTACATACacaaatagaaaatagaaagaaatacatgatatatgataatatataaGACTCTTTTAAGACAAATTCAGGTCCTCCTCCACTTCGTCTTCCTCCTTCACAGTTTGCCTGTGGTCATCACCATCTATAGAAACACCCATCCCTCTCTGCAACGCCTCTAAACTGGCCTGGCTAATGTAGTACCTCACGTTCTGCGATGGAAGCCGCTTCTGGAGCTCCTCCAGCTTACGATACGCCTGGATGAGAAGGAttgaagaagacagagagatgagTGGTGAAGAGTCATACTGAAGggccatgttaaagaaactaAATTATGAGATATCGCAAATAAAGTCGTAATTTAGAAAAAAGTCATTATATAACTTGattaaaattgtaatttaaCGAGTAGAAAAGTCATAAATTTTGGATACAGCAATGATAACGCATGCTCGCCAGAGTTTTCTGGAAAAACTATAAAACACCTTTGAATATCACACAGATTTAACCAAAGATTTCTGCCTCAATACAAGTCTGTGTCATTCTTTCTTTAGAAGAGACACAGTGTCTTGTaccaccttttttttaaagtcttgaTACTTATAATACTGTGGTGCTGATGTgaccaaaacattttatattttgttatttgtgattCATATTCCAAAGTGTAACTGAAGAAGATGCACGACATTCTTCATTTTAACCTAGCTTCTCATATTCCCCCTCTAAAATGACATGTATGCTTAAATTATGAATCTATGCTTGTCAAATCAACAAAATGACAGTTACCACTTCTAAGTTGCCTTGCTGACAGTGATGTTCCACCAGAAAACCAAACGCATCCCCAATCCTGACAGCAGGGTCCAACTCTGGCTCCTCCAGCAGGGCTTCACATAACCGCACTGCCTCATCAGCGTTCTCCGGATACAACCTGCAGACGAAGGACAGAATCAAAGTTCAAGTGATGACGGCCAGGAAGAAAGAGGAACTCATTAAGgtagaaaagagaagaagaaggatgaGCTGTAGTCTTACCTGCGTGCATGGACAAATTTCTTGATCAGTGACACCTTATGCTGCAGGTCGGCCACTCTCGCTTCCTGCTGTCCACCTGAAGAGTCCTTCGCTTTTAACAGACACTTGGCAGCTTCAGTCAAAGCATCCAGTGCCTTCTCATAGTTCTGGTAATCATCAATCTCCACCTTCACAAaagtaacaagaaaaaaaaaaaaatactaaggTTTTCACAATTGCAACTGGAATCATCACAAAGAATATAATAATCTAACAAAGCCAAGTTTTTATCTATAAAACTTATTTTGACTGTTGTGCATTACTGTATTTGAAATTATATATCACTGAATGTACAATTTGCACAATCAGATGTACGTTTTCTAGATTTCTGAAACTTAAAACAACTTCCATAAAAGGAACAGACTTATCCCAGAACTCtgtctttgtgcatgtgtcataCCTGAGCACAGGCTTCATAGAAGCCAGCCAGCAGGTCCGGTGCCCTGCCTTTAGTGTAGAAACCGATGATGGTCTTCAAGATCTCTGGATTGTTCCGCCAGTCCAGAGACTGGAGGTAGTTGGCGGCCATGATGAAAATCTCCTTCTGACGACAAACGTTGGCAAAGAAGACTATTTTCTCTGTGTCGCCCGACTTCAAGAGTGCCCTCATAGCCTGTCTcgttaaaaataagaaaaatatttccATGGTTTAATACTGTTTGCGTGCTTCTATACTGCACATGTTAATGATGCAAAAAGACATCAGACTGACAGACGAGCTGGAGTCTTAAACTCTCACCTGACACCTCAGAGATGTTCTGAGCTTGCAAAGAATATGTAGTCACACAGTTTTTACTACACGCTACAGTATTACCTTGAGCTTGTTGCCTGCTTGTGTGTATTTCTTGGTAGCCAGGTGGTAATTGCCCTGTCGCATGCAGCAGTCTGCTATCTTCTCAAGCACCTCCTTGCGGGCATCTTCAGATAAATCTTTTGAATCTGTGACGGTCATTCTCTCTGCCAGTTCCTCTGTGATGGTCAAGTTCTGGGTCACACACAGCTCCAGGGCTTGATGGTACtggatatataaatataaaaacacacacataagcacatTCGAAATGATACTTCCTTGTGTAGGTcatacagtgacacacacacaggtacctTCTTGGCTGCTACCAGTAACTCCACAGCCTTCTCATACTGGGAATGTGTGATGAAGAAGTCAGAGCATCGTGCCAGGAGAGCCGGGTCTGAGTTCTCATTCAGATCCTCGGCGATCAGCTGAAGCACAGAGAACTGTTGGGTGGAAAAGGCCAACTCCAGAGCTTTGGAGACATAACCAGCCTACAGGcggaaaaatgaacaaaatacatACTTTTtgttacaataaaataaattcccTGGATTTTATTTACTCATCAACATTGTTCATCTTAAATATATGGTGCAACACTTCCCCCTTGTGGCAGAATCTCACATGGATACCTTGTGGTAGAGTGTGACAGCTCGGTCCATGTGGGTGCCTTTCTCCTCGTAGTAACAGGCAGCCTCCATCATGTCCTCCGGGTTACTGAGCAGAGCCAGGTTCATCAGCTGGTCATCCAGACCATTCTCCtgttaaatgataataataacattagcTTTTATTTGTATGGAGTTGTAAATGTAAGATAAACATCATAATCCAACATTAAAAGCAGTTCTGAAAAGGTGGgttttgtgaaatgtttggAAGGTGGACAGTTCAGTGCAGTAAGATTTGATTGAGAAGAAAGTTCCAGAGGGAGGGGGCAGCTTTGGAAAAGGCCTCTGCCGCCCCAGGTCGGGTGCTGGTCCTGAGCGGAGGCTACAGGAGGCAGTGTGGTTCCTGTCTTTGTCATTATTGTTTAGGTTAAATATATGGGGGAATATTGTCCCCTTGTGGCACGATTTAGAGCACATCCATCCAATCATTCTGTTACACACAAAAAGAGTCCACACACTGAGAGGCTTGTTTACATGAGTGAGTATAACACAGTAAATCGATCAAACCAATAAAAAGCTGCGTTGATTCATAGACACATGTAAGTACACAGCGGAGTACTGTACCTTACAAAGTCGTATGGCATTGTTGTAGGCCTGGGCTCGTGTGTAGAAGTGGACGGCCTGTTTGATATCATCATGACCCTCGTAGTGTCTGGCCAGGTGGTACGATGCTGCTCTGTCACCTGTGTCATTGGCTATCGCAGAcgcctgggagagagagaaacttttCTGATAAAACTCCTTTCCTGTACTCATCATTTAAACTGTAATATCTTGATTCTATTTTTATCTAGTAGTTTATGTATGTAAACAttaatatataatgtaaatacagCATTTATCTGTAGTTATCTTGTAGTTAACTGTGTTATATTTgagtctgaaaaataaatgtcatcatTATTACTGCAATTCCTCTTTGagggggatggatggatggatacattaatgaatgaataaataaagtaagaaagtaagtaaagtaaaagaagagtaagtatccatccatccaaaattacagaaaaacacacaatgatgcaatttcaaaaacattctatATTGTTCTATACTTTCAGACTTTTAAGATTCAAGATCATGTTCCcaaatgaaattattttcagTAAACTAAGTGACTACAAATGTGAGTCACCTTCTGGATGTTCCCCATGTAGCAGTGGACTCGAACCAGTGAGAGGTAATCCTGAGCACATTCATAAAAATGCAGTGCTGAGTCCATGTCCGACTGGCTCTCCAGGTACTGGGCCCACCACTTGTAGATGTTCCTGTATTGATAGCATTATGTTTCAATGAATCTTTGAGCATGTATGTACAGAAGAAGGAGATGTAGGAGGTGCAGTCAGGACTTActtgtctttcattttgttaaCATAAATCTCAAGAGACGATGTGTCATCCTGAAGCATTCTGGGCACTtcagccctgtgtgtgtctgaattcTCATAACTGCAACAGAAACGCTGACGAtcacactttgttttcagtgttttcagtgttcaCAGATTTTCACAGATATctattatatttttaacataaaataGATTGTATTAGTGATTGTGTCTTACTATACAAGGGCCAGGGTCTTGTTGCCCATGGACTCCAGGTATTTGGCGTAATTATAGAAAGTGGTGCGCAGATGGATGCGATCATTGCTTTCTGCGGTCTCTAAAGCCTGCTGCCACTGGCCAGAGGCCTGGTAGAAATTGTTCAGAAGGTCGTAGCGTTGACAGCACTTGTACAACTTCTCTGCATCTTCCTGTTTGAAGACAGGAAAAGATAAtggaaaattaaatgttttggtCCGGAAAGCCCCCGCGCTCTGTGTGGTGAAATGCTTGGACCTAAAAACACCACTTCTTTTTTTGTAGCTAAAAGATGTGGTGTTGGTCAAATTATTTatgaagaacagaaaaaatatgGAGATTGAACTTATTGACTGGAGTGAAGAGATGGTTTAATCTTCTGGTTTTTCCAAATGCAATACATATCTCTTTTGAATATATGGTGTTTGTACATGTCTCAGTGATTTTCTTACAGTTTGAAAAATATGTCACGTACAGTTGAAGGTAGTTTCACCCAAAAACGTAGCAGTAaaaatttctttctttaaaaaggaCAAGCACAATCAAATCAAGACTATGAGTCAGCCACGTCCCATCAATCATTTACACTGAAATGCTTGAACGTCTTACCAGCATGCCGAGCTGAATGGCCAACATTGCCACTTGGGCCTCTGGTTCAGGCTCGGCCTCAGCCTCCTTCAGTGCTTTTGCTGCCCTGGCATTTCCCATATTCCCAAGACACACACGTGCCACATCCAGGCGACAGGTTTTCACACACATCCGGGCCATGTTTTCCCATACCGCTTCActacagagaaaagagaaatggcTTGTTTGCAAGGGTGATGTGTTACTCATTGTAGTGGTATTTTATTATTCAACAGTGAACACAATTGTAGACATGTCAATGTATAATACAGCTCAGAGAATGTCTTATTTGAAAAGAACAGTTTATATTTCAGACCTAATCCTTAGTGTGCttgtgaaaatgatgaaaacagatgCAAATATGTAAAAACCCTCATGTCTAACTGGCCAGACCTCAAGTACTGTgtgacattttaacatttatcaagattaattaattaaatccaCCACTATgccctgcacacaaacactgattaaAGCATAACGATGCAAGAGTAAATGCAGGAATTTAACGCAAAACAAGAGCTGTTCtattctgtctctttcctttATTGTTTTGTCCTGCTGACGCAAATCAGCCCCTCTACCCCCTTTTTTGCTTCATTTCCAAATTTAAGATTCCACAGCCATCTGGTCTCTATTTGtggcccctccctcctccttgcTAAGGCCGATACAGATGTGGGCTGTTTATTAAAGTTAGGCAACAGGAAATACCCCAAATCTTTAGGGGCCCTGCTTTAAGTAGGGCCATGAAGGCcaagtgaagaaaaagaaagcaagGCTATTAGTGTCTGCCAAATTCTTGCTGTATATGGTCACAGAAAAATCAAACATGAGAGTGAGATACTATAAAACAACTGAGAAATAATAAGCCTGCTGCTCAGCGAGCGGCAAGATCTAGAGAGCCAGAAAAGGAAAGACAAGAAGAGGAACAGGTCTACATTTGGCCTCTCTTCCcatcctcttttcctctcaggaAACACATCCTGTTGCTGCCTGACTGCGGTGGCCAATATGTTTGTTGCACACGAGAGAGAGAACTTTAGTGAACGCCCCCTGGGCTCCAGACAAAAGAATACACGACAATGACGTCTAAcaggaggttttttttgtaaattctctcacacaaacacactgacacacacacacattttaaagtgatCCTGAAGGAGGGGACTGTCTGTTTCAAGCttgctgcatgtgtgaactGATGTCTCGGACTATGACGAATAGCAACTCCCCCACTTGACTCTGACCTCAAGGATTTGCAAagaaacagtgtgtgagagagaaaggagggaagagagaaagaagcagagggAGGTGGGCTACAGGACTTCTTGTTCGTGTTCGAGCTTGGAAACCTTAAACAAAACGAGTCACCTCCGAGTATCGTGTCTGGATAATCACTGCTTTCTTGGCAACAATTCTCTTGTGAAAGCAATGTGAAGTgactgaaaggaaaaaaaaaaaaaatctaatgcTTGCACAGAAAAGCTAGCCCTGCGTGCAGAAGTCAGTGCATTCAGCAAAGCACAGAAGAAAGGCAGAGAAGATAAAGTACGAAGGGAACAACGGTGAGATTCCAGAGTCAAGCTGCAGTCAGCCAGAGCCAGTGGAATGGACCAAGGTGCCAGTTGGATTAATCCCTGCTTACCCACAGTGCTGTCTGAGGAGGAGGGCTGAGGATCTGCTGCAACG is a window of Paralichthys olivaceus isolate ysfri-2021 chromosome 21, ASM2471397v2, whole genome shotgun sequence DNA encoding:
- the ccdc78 gene encoding coiled-coil domain-containing protein 78, with amino-acid sequence MDAQDQQLDSKELQRRLQALTEETLQLRDKNERLFAKVGYLESRLGHLAGSNTDLSCRLVQSEEEKLKISKELVEEKIQTNKMRERFEEETFELKNKILDQDGVITELELQRDKLSRGLQSAEARLTAGERSGRDLTEDYAALRKSYQVLAQAHNKELSQGEELSVELLALAKAQDALRRQLEEQQQTVKTTTQGLHGELDRVRALISHMSSNRVKTEDLSAFDKEQKTMKETLLGNQDEIKDMLEKLKDGYMEQQRNLEEKLVAVSKEHQESRRVIRDSQLKLSEQNAALMCSQSQVKEAEGENSKLQLQVKELNEEFRARLVCYVQDLAGYIDGLGDGKPPSQGPKMRVFVENLLQDVRSSYRVREEQLASAARSYKKRLQKTTKTHHALLIAYRVQREQVLAKPECGLDPGLPEASFSLELTELRDETESELQHIRLDKARLEARLQAALEQVAALKMPGQNSSCLEPVKLEQRCEEPWMDVRTQLKITDSTLVSFEKERALLITRATVAEAQVSELQDYVDNHLGRYKEEITHLRRLHGKQEGGRSQSAKSSLH